Proteins from one Candidatus Eisenbacteria bacterium genomic window:
- a CDS encoding glutamate mutase L, protein MEIRPESIRSILATDCGSTTTKAILIEKRGDHFRLVVRGEAPTTVEAPFEDVTRGVLNAVREVEELAGRRILDGDRIITPQQGDQGVDLYVTTSSAGGGLQMMVSGLVLQMTGESAQRAALGAGAIVMDVIALNDGRRPHEKIRRLRQLRPDMILLSGGTDGGDTKRVVEMAEILAAADPKARLGAGYELPVIYAGNRDAASMVQDTLGGRTALSVVPNLRPALERENLGPARDAIHELFMEHVMAHAPGYKKLMGMSPVPIMPTPGAVGIIIEKVAKRDRLSVVGVDIGGATTDVFSVFQEVFNRTVSANLGMSYSVSNVMAEAGIDNILRWVPFDVDELELRNRIKNKMIRPTTIPQTLEDLVIEQAISREALRLAFDQHKMLATGLKGVQTERTISDIMAQSQSGATLVNLLDLGLLVGSGGVLSHAPRRVQAAMMMIDAFLPEGLTQLAVDSIFMAPQLGVLSTVHEQAAAEVFERDCLIRLGAVLAPLGGGKQGHPCVTVEVASAGAPVNRRVPFGEMALLPLPAEGEARITAVPERGFDLGAGKGKSLEARIPGGVVGLIVDTRGRRPFALPGTPAERIAALRAWNQALGMYAREV, encoded by the coding sequence ATGGAGATCCGCCCCGAGTCCATCCGCTCCATCCTCGCCACCGACTGCGGATCCACGACCACCAAGGCGATCCTGATCGAGAAGCGCGGAGATCATTTCCGGCTGGTGGTGCGCGGCGAGGCGCCGACCACGGTCGAGGCGCCCTTCGAGGACGTGACTCGCGGCGTGCTCAATGCGGTGCGCGAGGTGGAAGAGCTGGCGGGACGGCGCATTCTCGACGGCGACCGGATCATCACTCCGCAGCAAGGCGATCAGGGCGTCGACCTCTACGTCACGACGTCGAGCGCCGGCGGCGGGCTCCAGATGATGGTGTCGGGGCTGGTGCTGCAGATGACGGGCGAGAGCGCCCAGCGCGCGGCGCTCGGCGCCGGCGCGATCGTGATGGATGTGATCGCGCTGAACGACGGACGGCGGCCGCACGAGAAGATCCGGCGGTTGCGGCAGCTTCGCCCCGACATGATCCTGCTCTCCGGCGGGACCGACGGCGGCGACACCAAGCGCGTGGTGGAGATGGCCGAGATCCTCGCCGCGGCCGATCCCAAGGCGCGCCTCGGCGCCGGCTACGAGCTGCCGGTGATCTACGCCGGTAATCGCGACGCGGCCTCCATGGTGCAGGACACGCTGGGCGGCCGGACCGCCTTGTCGGTGGTGCCCAACCTGCGGCCCGCGCTCGAGCGTGAGAATTTGGGTCCCGCGCGCGACGCCATCCACGAGCTGTTCATGGAGCACGTGATGGCGCATGCACCCGGATACAAGAAGCTGATGGGGATGAGCCCCGTGCCGATCATGCCGACGCCGGGCGCGGTCGGAATCATCATCGAGAAGGTGGCGAAGCGCGATCGCCTGTCGGTGGTCGGCGTCGACATCGGTGGCGCCACGACCGACGTGTTCTCGGTGTTCCAGGAGGTCTTCAACCGCACCGTCTCCGCCAACCTCGGCATGAGCTATTCGGTGTCGAACGTCATGGCCGAAGCGGGCATCGACAACATCCTGCGCTGGGTGCCCTTCGACGTCGACGAGCTCGAGCTGCGCAACCGGATCAAGAACAAGATGATCCGGCCCACCACGATCCCGCAGACCCTCGAAGATCTGGTGATCGAGCAGGCGATCTCGAGGGAGGCCCTGCGCCTGGCCTTCGACCAGCACAAGATGCTGGCCACCGGCCTCAAGGGCGTGCAGACCGAGCGCACCATCTCCGACATCATGGCGCAATCGCAGAGCGGGGCCACGCTCGTGAATCTGCTCGACCTCGGTTTGCTGGTGGGATCCGGCGGGGTGCTGTCGCACGCGCCGCGCCGCGTGCAGGCGGCGATGATGATGATCGACGCCTTCCTGCCCGAGGGCCTGACCCAGCTCGCGGTCGACAGCATCTTCATGGCGCCCCAGCTCGGGGTGCTCTCCACCGTGCACGAGCAGGCCGCGGCCGAGGTGTTCGAGCGCGACTGCCTGATCCGCCTCGGCGCCGTGCTCGCCCCCCTGGGCGGGGGCAAGCAGGGGCATCCCTGTGTGACCGTCGAAGTCGCCTCCGCCGGCGCGCCCGTCAACCGCCGCGTGCCGTTCGGAGAGATGGCGCTGCTTCCGCTCCCGGCCGAAGGGGAGGCGCGTATCACCGCGGTTCCCGAACGCGGTTTCGACCTCGGCGCCGGGAAGGGCAAGTCGCTGGAGGCGCGGATTCCGGGCGGGGTGGTCGGCCTCATCGTGGACACCCGCGGCCGCCGCCCGTTCGCGCTGCCGGGCACGCCCGCCGAGCGCATCGCCGCGCTGCGCGCCTGGAACCAGGCCCTCGGCATGTACGCGCGGGAGGTCTGA
- the gcvPB gene encoding aminomethyl-transferring glycine dehydrogenase subunit GcvPB — protein sequence MNLERRLLIEQGGPGHRGPSLPACDVPTRPLAQLLPGARLRASLDLPQVSEPEVVRHFIELSILNHHIDRGFYPLGSCTMKHNPKINDEIAAAHGFARAHPLSSDAVSQGALRVIHELQKALAEITGFAAVTTQPAAGAQGEMTGLLLIRAWHRARGEGDKRHFVLVPDSAHGTNPATSTLVGFETVTVPSSEAGTVSLDALSKALDDRTAAVMLTVPNTLGLFEPQIREVTAMAHRAGAQVYMDGANMNALVGLVKPADLGFDVMHINLHKTFSTPHGGGGPGAGPVAVAKHLEPFLPTPVLHESDGMLRWIHDRPQTIGRIHSFHGNFGILVRALVYLSSLGPEGLRQVSRTAILNANYLMRRLQKSYELPYEQACMHEFVLSGRRLRAHGIKTLDVAKRLLDFGVHAPTVYFPLIVEEALMIEPTETETLDRLDHFAEAMERIAREAAENPDLLRDAPLTTPISRLDEGRAARELKLHWKAAKAAPSPAQAMTSRA from the coding sequence ATGAACCTCGAGCGCCGGCTGCTGATCGAGCAGGGAGGACCGGGTCATCGCGGACCGAGCCTGCCCGCCTGCGACGTGCCGACCCGGCCGCTGGCGCAGCTGCTGCCAGGGGCGCGGCTGCGCGCCTCGCTCGACCTGCCGCAGGTGAGCGAGCCCGAGGTGGTGCGCCACTTCATCGAGCTATCCATCCTGAACCACCACATCGACCGCGGCTTCTATCCGCTCGGCTCGTGCACCATGAAGCACAACCCGAAGATCAACGACGAGATCGCCGCCGCCCACGGCTTCGCGCGCGCCCATCCGCTGTCGAGCGACGCCGTCAGCCAGGGCGCGCTGCGCGTCATCCACGAGCTGCAGAAGGCGCTGGCCGAGATCACCGGTTTCGCCGCGGTGACGACTCAACCCGCAGCCGGCGCGCAAGGAGAGATGACCGGCCTCTTGCTGATCCGCGCCTGGCATCGCGCGCGAGGGGAAGGGGACAAGCGGCACTTCGTGCTGGTCCCGGACTCGGCTCACGGCACCAATCCGGCGACCTCGACGCTGGTGGGATTCGAGACCGTCACCGTGCCTTCGAGCGAGGCCGGGACGGTGAGCCTCGATGCTCTGTCCAAGGCGCTCGATGATCGCACCGCGGCGGTGATGCTCACGGTGCCGAACACGCTGGGCCTCTTCGAGCCCCAGATCCGCGAAGTCACGGCCATGGCGCATCGGGCGGGCGCGCAGGTCTACATGGACGGCGCCAACATGAACGCGCTGGTCGGCCTCGTGAAGCCGGCCGACCTCGGCTTCGACGTGATGCACATCAACCTCCACAAGACCTTCTCGACGCCGCACGGCGGCGGCGGCCCCGGCGCCGGCCCGGTCGCGGTGGCGAAGCACCTCGAGCCGTTCCTGCCCACTCCCGTCCTCCACGAGAGCGACGGCATGCTGCGGTGGATTCACGACCGGCCGCAGACCATTGGCCGAATCCACTCGTTCCACGGCAACTTCGGCATCCTGGTGCGCGCGCTCGTCTACCTCTCGAGCCTGGGGCCCGAGGGGCTGCGCCAGGTGAGCCGCACCGCGATCCTCAACGCCAACTACCTCATGCGGCGCCTGCAGAAGAGCTATGAGCTGCCCTACGAGCAGGCGTGCATGCACGAATTCGTGCTCTCGGGGCGGCGATTGCGGGCCCATGGCATCAAGACCCTGGACGTCGCCAAGCGCCTGCTCGACTTCGGCGTGCACGCGCCCACCGTGTACTTCCCGCTGATCGTCGAAGAAGCGCTGATGATCGAGCCCACCGAGACCGAGACGCTGGATCGTCTCGATCACTTCGCCGAAGCCATGGAGCGGATCGCGCGCGAGGCCGCCGAGAATCCCGACTTGCTGCGCGATGCGCCGCTGACGACCCCGATCAGCCGGCTGGACGAAGGCCGCGCCGCGCGGGAGCTCAAGCTTCACTGGAAGGCCGCCAAGGCGGCGCCGAGCCCGGCACAGGCGATGACGTCACGCGCATGA